A region from the Canis aureus isolate CA01 chromosome 10, VMU_Caureus_v.1.0, whole genome shotgun sequence genome encodes:
- the LOC144322571 gene encoding E3 ubiquitin-protein ligase Topors-like isoform X1 → MSVDTFRSSSRAMPFDFSSDCECSNCLESTQNEPDWNPCFNKSSNDSLYLRSRKKSMLSSGVRCFPPQCCSTRPQNDTKEDSGFLPSEEENYVESSKNNYLSLNPEGISRKIRPLRELTVQELLREFGDSGKFQPNSTSVGRFRDQVVMKFRRALYYSGIWVTHVQGYRHEKHLSANYFKRNPRCLHRLVPWLKRELTAVYGDYGYTVKNILATILHHMTQYDLDSESFIHLLEPYLQQHTHHFLHEFISFVHSPYKMETYDQRAIYQCPSVSPWVKKKSIESDSVLPLSKDQVLLASQHDTGQSGNTQGQWKNEQKPLSGLKQFPNGNSSLKKSEMPLQHHKIASKIHAWIKDKSESGDEKGTTSTNNIFLNYTTPRERGPGLQNCKKKVQERKTEGIKLLPDHVQDLGKNDTTAHTFSPPEVFSQGQPCQYSLREGKILSPGQQINFKKKEADKIKYSDSSPKIFQRQLLRERSLLSCKSRKRDPSWSCISETAPSSGRNSRKLSSFRKKRLKSKQSSQFAEVGSHFSRRIQRQSRSSSHRSKSWCVGFTKR, encoded by the coding sequence GGCAATGCCATTTGATTTCTCATCTGACTGTGAGTGTTCTAACTGCCTGGAGAGTACTCAGAATGAGCCTGACTGGAATCCCTGTTTCAACAAGAGTAGTAATGACTCTCTATATTTAAGATCAAGAAAGAAGTCCATGCTTTCTTCTGGTGTACGGTGCTTTCCTCCTCAGTGTTGTTCCACCAGGCCACAGAATGACACCAAAGAGGACTCAGGATTTCTTCCCTCAGAGGAAGAAAACTATGTGGAGTCTTCTAAAAACAATTACCTCAGTCTGAACCCTGAGGGCATTTCAAGGAAAATCAGGCCGTTGAGAGAGTTGACTGTCCAAGAATTACTGAGGGAGTTTGGGGATAGTGGGAAGTTCCAGCCAAACTCCACATCTGTAGGCCGCTTTAGAGATCAGGTGGTCATGAAGTTCAGAAGAGCTCTGTATTATTCTGGAATTTGGGTGACACATGTCCAAGGCTACAGACATGAAAAGCACCTGTCGGCTAATTATTTCAAGAGAAATCCTCGTTGTCTACACCGGCTGGTTCCCTGGCTGAAACGGGAACTAACAGCTGTTTATGGAGATTATGGTTATACAGTGAAGAATATCCTAGCCACCATTCTCCATCACATGACACAATATGATCTGGACAGTGAGTCCTTCATTCACCTCTTGGAGCCTTATCTCCAACAACACACCCACCATTTTCTGCATGAGTTTATTAGTTTTGTTCATTCACCTTATAAAATGGAGACCTATGACCAACGAGCCATCTATCAATGTCCGTCTGTTTCACCATGGGTTAAAAAGAAGTCCATAGAATCAGATTCTGTTTTGCCTTTGTCTAAGGATCAGGTTCTACTGGCATCTCAACATGATACAGGGCAGTCTGGAAACACTCAGGGGCAatggaaaaatgaacagaagccTCTGTCAGGCTTGAAACAGTTTCCAAATGGTAACTCGTCTTTGAAAAAATCTGAAATGCCACTACAACATCATAAAATAGCAAGCAAAATCCATGCTTGGATCAAAGACAAATCAGAATCAGGTGATGAAAAAGGCACAACTTCTACTAACAATATATTCTTGAATTATACTACACCAAGGGAAAGGGGCCCAGGCTTACAGAATTGCAAAAAAAAGGTTcaagagaggaaaacagaagggATAAAGTTGCTTCCTGATCATGTCCAGGATCTGGGAAAGAATGATACAACTGCACATACTTTCAGTCCCCCAGAAGTTTTTAGTCAGGGGCAGCCATGTCAGTACAGTCtaagagaaggaaagattttGAGCCCTGGCCAGCAGAtcaatttcaagaaaaaagaagcagacaAAATTAAATACTCAGATTCTTCACCAAAGATTTTTCAAAGACAACTACTCAGAGAAAGATCCTTGTTAAGTTGCAAATCCAGAAAGAGGGACCCTTCTTGGAGTTGCATTTCAGAAACTGCTCCTTCTTCTGGGAGAAATAGTAGGAAACTGAGCTCTTTCAGAAAAAAGAGACTGAAGAGCAAACAGTCCTCCCAATTTGCAGAAGTTGGTTCACATTTCAGTAGAAGAATTCAAAGACAGTCAAGGTCCAGTTCTCACAGATCCAAATCTTGGTGTGTTGGGTTTACAAAGAGATAA
- the LOC144322571 gene encoding E3 ubiquitin-protein ligase Topors-like isoform X2 translates to MPFDFSSDCECSNCLESTQNEPDWNPCFNKSSNDSLYLRSRKKSMLSSGVRCFPPQCCSTRPQNDTKEDSGFLPSEEENYVESSKNNYLSLNPEGISRKIRPLRELTVQELLREFGDSGKFQPNSTSVGRFRDQVVMKFRRALYYSGIWVTHVQGYRHEKHLSANYFKRNPRCLHRLVPWLKRELTAVYGDYGYTVKNILATILHHMTQYDLDSESFIHLLEPYLQQHTHHFLHEFISFVHSPYKMETYDQRAIYQCPSVSPWVKKKSIESDSVLPLSKDQVLLASQHDTGQSGNTQGQWKNEQKPLSGLKQFPNGNSSLKKSEMPLQHHKIASKIHAWIKDKSESGDEKGTTSTNNIFLNYTTPRERGPGLQNCKKKVQERKTEGIKLLPDHVQDLGKNDTTAHTFSPPEVFSQGQPCQYSLREGKILSPGQQINFKKKEADKIKYSDSSPKIFQRQLLRERSLLSCKSRKRDPSWSCISETAPSSGRNSRKLSSFRKKRLKSKQSSQFAEVGSHFSRRIQRQSRSSSHRSKSWCVGFTKR, encoded by the coding sequence ATGCCATTTGATTTCTCATCTGACTGTGAGTGTTCTAACTGCCTGGAGAGTACTCAGAATGAGCCTGACTGGAATCCCTGTTTCAACAAGAGTAGTAATGACTCTCTATATTTAAGATCAAGAAAGAAGTCCATGCTTTCTTCTGGTGTACGGTGCTTTCCTCCTCAGTGTTGTTCCACCAGGCCACAGAATGACACCAAAGAGGACTCAGGATTTCTTCCCTCAGAGGAAGAAAACTATGTGGAGTCTTCTAAAAACAATTACCTCAGTCTGAACCCTGAGGGCATTTCAAGGAAAATCAGGCCGTTGAGAGAGTTGACTGTCCAAGAATTACTGAGGGAGTTTGGGGATAGTGGGAAGTTCCAGCCAAACTCCACATCTGTAGGCCGCTTTAGAGATCAGGTGGTCATGAAGTTCAGAAGAGCTCTGTATTATTCTGGAATTTGGGTGACACATGTCCAAGGCTACAGACATGAAAAGCACCTGTCGGCTAATTATTTCAAGAGAAATCCTCGTTGTCTACACCGGCTGGTTCCCTGGCTGAAACGGGAACTAACAGCTGTTTATGGAGATTATGGTTATACAGTGAAGAATATCCTAGCCACCATTCTCCATCACATGACACAATATGATCTGGACAGTGAGTCCTTCATTCACCTCTTGGAGCCTTATCTCCAACAACACACCCACCATTTTCTGCATGAGTTTATTAGTTTTGTTCATTCACCTTATAAAATGGAGACCTATGACCAACGAGCCATCTATCAATGTCCGTCTGTTTCACCATGGGTTAAAAAGAAGTCCATAGAATCAGATTCTGTTTTGCCTTTGTCTAAGGATCAGGTTCTACTGGCATCTCAACATGATACAGGGCAGTCTGGAAACACTCAGGGGCAatggaaaaatgaacagaagccTCTGTCAGGCTTGAAACAGTTTCCAAATGGTAACTCGTCTTTGAAAAAATCTGAAATGCCACTACAACATCATAAAATAGCAAGCAAAATCCATGCTTGGATCAAAGACAAATCAGAATCAGGTGATGAAAAAGGCACAACTTCTACTAACAATATATTCTTGAATTATACTACACCAAGGGAAAGGGGCCCAGGCTTACAGAATTGCAAAAAAAAGGTTcaagagaggaaaacagaagggATAAAGTTGCTTCCTGATCATGTCCAGGATCTGGGAAAGAATGATACAACTGCACATACTTTCAGTCCCCCAGAAGTTTTTAGTCAGGGGCAGCCATGTCAGTACAGTCtaagagaaggaaagattttGAGCCCTGGCCAGCAGAtcaatttcaagaaaaaagaagcagacaAAATTAAATACTCAGATTCTTCACCAAAGATTTTTCAAAGACAACTACTCAGAGAAAGATCCTTGTTAAGTTGCAAATCCAGAAAGAGGGACCCTTCTTGGAGTTGCATTTCAGAAACTGCTCCTTCTTCTGGGAGAAATAGTAGGAAACTGAGCTCTTTCAGAAAAAAGAGACTGAAGAGCAAACAGTCCTCCCAATTTGCAGAAGTTGGTTCACATTTCAGTAGAAGAATTCAAAGACAGTCAAGGTCCAGTTCTCACAGATCCAAATCTTGGTGTGTTGGGTTTACAAAGAGATAA